The Oncorhynchus clarkii lewisi isolate Uvic-CL-2024 chromosome 12, UVic_Ocla_1.0, whole genome shotgun sequence genome segment GATGTGCTGAAGAAGAACTGCCCTCACATTGTGGTGGGAACCCCTGGCCGAATCCTGGCCCTCATCCGCAACAAGACCCTCAACCTAAAGAACGTCAAGCACTTTGTCCTGGATGAGTGTGACAAGATGCTGGAGCAGTTGGGTGAGTCCTTGCTTATTATTCATGTCCTTTTTGGAAATGCTCCTTCACGCGACTGTTAATCCAACCCATTTTTGTTATTTACCCCCTAAAAAATGATTTCTATCAATTGCAATCTTGATTTGGGTTTCCCCAATGGAAATCTGTTGTCGCATATTGACTGAGTAAAGTGTATGTCTTGGTTCTTGGCTGTTCTGAGGGGTAGTTTGAGACTTGGCTGTTTTATCCATGGTCCCATTTCTTTCATGTTTCAGACATGAGGCGTGACGTACAGGACATCTTCAGGCTAACACCACATGAGAAGCAGTGCATGATGTTCAGCGCCACCCTCAGCAAGGAGATTCGACCGGTCTGCCGCAAGTTCATGCAGGATGTGAGTGCAGGGGGTAGCACTGCCACTTCATGCGGTTATGGACTCAAGTTGTTTGTAAAACAGCACAACTTTGCATTGACTTCATAGAAGTATTTTTGTGGTTCTGAAGTGACATGCTCTGTCTCCTGTAGCCCATGGAGGTGTTTGTAGATGATGAGACCAAGCTGACGCTGCACGGTCTGCAGCAGTACTACTGCAAGCTGAAGGACAGCGAGAAGAACCGCAAGCTCTTTGACCTGCTTGATGTGCTGGAGTTCAACCAGGTAAACCCACACACTAATGGTATAACTTTTATCCCTGTAAGAAGTCTTATTTGTGCTGTTTCCTTGTAAATTTGTTTGCTATATTTCTGTAATGTCTCCTGTGTACCTCTAGGTGGTGATCTTTGTCAAGTCAGTGCAACGCTGTGTGGCGCTCTCTCAGCTACTGGTGGAACAGAACTTCCCTGCCATTGCCATCCACAGGGGCATGGCTCAGGAGGAGAGGTCAGTCTCTGTTGCTTACATGCACACTTTTCTCTCACATCTCAAATGAAAGGGAGCCCCAAATGCTGACTTTATGTAGCCGAAAGCCTCTTTAATTAACTCAGCACAGTTTCCTCTACATCTAGTAATACCTATAGCAGCTGTGTTAATCCTCTCTGGCTGTCTATCCCCAGGCTGTCCCGTTACCAGCAGTTCAAGGACTTCCAAAGGCGGATCTTGGTGGCCACCAACCTGTTTGGCCGAGGGATGGATATCGAGCGAGTCAATATTGTCTTCAATTACGACATGCCTGAGGACTCGGACAGCTACTTACACAGGGTGAGTCACATAACTGAAGGAGCCTCAAACACCTGTGTTCTGGTTGTGAATGGTATTTCCAAATACCGACTGCATCTGACGATTTCATCAACTTGTCATTGGCCTCTGTAGATCTCCCTCTAAAGGCTCATATTCTTTGAGTTGTCACCCCCATTTGACCCTTTTTCCCCTCAGGTGGCCCGTGCTGGGCGGTTTGGAACCAAGGGTCTGGCTGTGACCTTTGTGTCAGACGAGACCGATGCCAAGACTTTGAATGACGTGCAGGACCGCTTTGAGGTCAATGTGGCTGAGCTGCCAGAAGAGATCGACATCTCCACTTACAGTAAGTCTTTCTCCATCCTTATACACTCAAACTGGCATAACTATTACTCAACTTGCAAGAATAAAAAGTGGTCTTTGTCACTGTCTGCTGATAGTTGTTTAATTCAATGTTTAAAGGGACTGAATGTAGCGGGTCAAAGTGACTTGGCGATCATAACAAATGTCAATGTGTCTGGGGTAAGCCGCATCTGTTAATCATTAGTACTCTAATGCTGGGCCTGAAAGGTCAGGGGGATATTGTCAGCTCATTGAAACCCCCAAGATAATTGCCTGGTATAATAACTCCCTTAGTAATGGTGGTGACTAGAGAGAATTGGACTGCCACATAGGGCTGTCCTCCACACAATATCTTTGCCACCCAAAAGTCatctgttcttttgaccaatcagttGGTCGACATTTTAAAGTgtgttatttatatatttttccatagcgcttgtctgatgctttaagccaggggtgtcaaactcattccacggagggcctagtgtctgctgggtTTTGGTttctcctttcaattaagacctacaCAACCACATGTGAAGTTCCTTACTGAACAGTGACCTTGATTAATTAAGTCCAAGGGAGTAATTTTTTCCAacgattgtttacagacagattatttcacttataattcactatcacaatttcagtgggtcagaagtttacatacactaagttgactgtgcatttaaacggcttggaaagttccagaaaattatgtcatggctttagaagcttctgatgggcttttttaaaaaccttttttatttaactaggcaagtcagataacaaattcttattttcaattacgacctaggaacagtgggttaactttttttgttcaggggtagaaagacagatttttaccttgtcatctcggggatacaatcttgcaacctttcggttactagtccaatgctcaaaccactaggctatcaTTTGGGTCAAAAAGgggtgtggatgtatttcaaggcctcccctcaaactcagtgcctctttgcttgacatcgtgggaaaaccaaaataaatcagccaagaccccaggaaaaaaaattgtagaccaatccttgggagcaatttccaaacgactgaaggtaccacgttcatctgtacaaacaatagtaagcaagtataaacaccacgggaccacgcagccgttctgctcaggaaggagacttgttctgtttcctagagatgaatgtactttggtgtgaaaagtgcgaATCGATCCCAGAACgacagaaaaggaccttgtgaagaagctggaggaaacaggtaaaaaagtatctatatccacagtaaaacgagtcctacattgacaacctgaaaggctgctcagcaaggaagaaaccactgctccaaaacccccattaaaaagccagactatggtttgaactgcacatggggggacagatcatactttttggattaatgtcctctggtctgatgaaacaaaaatggaactgtttggtcatgatgaccatcgttatgtttggaggaaaaggggaggcttgcaagccgaaggacaccatcccaactgtgacgcatgggggtggcagcatcatgttgtgggtgtgctttgctgcaggagggactgctgcacttcacaaaatagatggcatcatgaggaaaaattgatatattgaagcaacatcagtcaggaagttaaagtttggttgcaaatgggtcttccaaatgcacaatgaccccaagcatactatcaaagttgtggcaaaatggcttaaggacaacaaagtcaaggtattggagtggccataacaaagccctgacctcaatcctatagaaaatgtgtgggcagaactgaaggcGTGTGccagtaaggaggcctacaacctgactcggttacaccaattctgtcaggaatgggccaaaattcacccaactttctTGTGGAAAGCTTGCGGACGGCTACcctaaatgtttgacccaagttaaacaattttaaaggcaattctaccaaattctaattgcatgcatgtaaacttctgatccactgggaatgtgaaaaatcattctctctactattctgacattttacattcttaaaataaagtggtgactgACTTAGGTGGTGACTGACCTGACCTAGGACatggaatgtttactaggattaaatatatttggctaaggtgtatgtaaacttctgacttcaactgtaaatatcctataaatcacattggctacacatggcctgtctgcaacaaaCTCAAAACCTTATCAATTAGGTCCAGCCCAACCCGTGCGCTAGTGAACTTGCAACATTAAATAAAATACCCTGTTTTGCTGCACCAGTGAGCTCTGAACAGAAACCactgtaggctatttgtgcaagggataagaagtaatcaggtaggccttttaatatatatttttaaacatttccactggatcagagcataaCATTTTCCCCTTTCACTCAGTGGTTATCAAAAGAGACAGGGcaggaaagatttttcaaatacattgagtAACTATTGTCACACTGAATGCATGTTAACATACTTTGTTTTTGAGGTGACAAGTTACTTTAGAGCTCCAACTCATCAGTGGTGGTgagttaagccaatcagaaatgcAGCACATTCCCAAATGGgcacttatttattttttaaaaagtcTAAATTTGCAGACCATGTAGCCTTAGGCCTAAATGTATACTTAGTCAGTTGAgcatccttactcaacattgacaggagcactTTAAACAAGAGACAATTAGTAAGTGGAATTAAATGCATCTAAagttgtttctcacaagtgtagcataggttgtgcgCTCTGACAATGAACAATGAGACTAATATtaaatgcattaacagaaattatgGTAAACAAACACTAGATTAGAAATTGACTCAATCGTGCATGTACTACTGGTGACttaatggggaattgatagacaCTAACAAAGGGCAAACGATTCTCATAATGAATTGGCGGGAGTGGGTTCTGGAGAGGTGTTGTGCATCTTCGCCGCCATCCCTGTGGCCTCTAGTGGATTAGTCCACAGACATGCGCGACTCACAGGTTTGGTTCATGCTCGACTCACAGGTTTCTTATGTGCCATAAAGACACGTGGGGTCAGCCCTAAACTGGGTAGGTCTTAGTGAATGGAGACTCCGTACATGTTTAAACGTATGGTGAAAAGCTGGAATGCCCAGCTGGTGCTTATGGAGATGGTCTTCAGAAGTCTCTTCTTGCCTTTCTCACCCACCACTTTTTttcatctttttttttcttctagttGAGCAGTCCAGATGAGTCCTCCATCCCAGAAGaaatgtcccctaaccctgaatctGTCCTTGTTTGGATGAAAAACCTTCCTCGCTGTTTTATTTTAAGCTCTGTTCCTTGACTGTTCaccaaatgtatttttattttatcatTGGGGGTTGTCTGGTTTTAATTTTGTGTTGTGGtttatttttttgtcaatgaaaTTAAAACTTTTTTATAAAATTCCAGTTTCTGATCCAATTTGACAGGTTACATGTTACTTACAATGGTGTGCGTATTAAGAAATTCTTCAAGTGACTTTATTTTTGCTAGTTAAATGGGACCATAAATTCCCCATTCAGAATGATTTCATGCGAGCTTACAAACGTTGGGCCCAATCTAAAACGCATCAGGAAAGTGTATAAAAAGCTTCTTCGAAATTACTCTTTACTGTGAGTCCCAAGCATGTGGTGGTTGCATGCTGGCTCACTGTCAAAGCTGGGAAATCTGGGCACAACTTCATTCTTTGTAAGGGCTTGTAAAAGGAGGGACCATCACGGCTTATTTGGAAGAACCATAGTGTCTGCTGGTGCATGACTGACCCCAGGGATCATGGCTCTATTAATGGGAGCGTCCTTCCATTGGGTAATCGCATATCTGCCTAATGGTAAACTTATTTATACAGGAATCAAACTGTTAAGGGTGTCCTATCAAATAAAACCTATTAATGCTAATTGGCCACATCTCTAGTGTTTGAACCATATTTTCCCAGATATCTTTAGTGAAACCGGGTTGTGACAGTATAGCCGTTTTCATTACAGAAGTCATTGGATGAAGGCGTCTTCTGTACGGGAGTTATGTTTAGTGGCTTGACTCAACATTACCGCAAGCATTGCGTGTTATGGTTTGGAAAGCACAAGACATTTCATATCAGCGAATTTATTTTCCCAAATAAGTTTAATATATACACCTTTTTATTAGGTTTAGTGTTCCCACCAGACCACATCGCCATGTTAGTGTTTGTTTACGGGAAACTGCGGGTTATCTAGCTCGCCCCGAACATGTGGAAGAGTAGCTTTGTCTTATTAATCGCTGATTAAAGATGAGGGCCTTATTTTTCGAAAGCTGTATCGCAAACAGACGTTTCTTAACGGTGAAACTCCACGTCGGGTTTGTAGTTCACATGACCCAGTCGTGGGCGACGCTgagaactgtagggagaaggccGACGAGCTAGGAGTGCAGGCGTGACTTTTGTAGCggtttaggatttttttttttcttgttgCTTAACCTAAAGCTCCCAACCTGTTACGGAATTCACTTCCGGTTGTAGAGGTACTCTAGGTGGAACTGAAAGGGTGCACTTGTTCGTTAGGTAATacatcaacatactttattccaAATGCAGCATGAATTCAATTAGGACAAAACAACCAGATATGCTTTTATACAAGTTTTCAATCACTTGCTCAATAAAGCGCAGAGATTGGAAATGGCAGTGTGTGCTGTGCCCACATCAGAGCCCAGACTTGCTCAGTGCTAGCTATACATGGACTGGTTAATTGGTTTTAAGTTATAACTCAAATGGATTGGTCTGTATACAGCAAACAAGGATGCATCTGTACATGGCTTCTCTATAGTGTCGTTATAAAACCAAAGACTTCTCAAATCACAATCTACATAGGTAAGCATGATGGCAGTGTCTAACCAATCAGAACGTCAATTTTTATTTTACAAAGTCAATCACCTAACAGGCTGAGGCTACTATGAACACCTGTCCCAACCTAGAAGTTGTACAAAAAGTTGAATCATATAAAAATAACACTCATGGCTAATGTAATATGGGCTTCGATATTTGAATCCCCTAATACTTTTCATGGAGTCAGAGGGGAAAGCATGTTAATTACATATATACCACTCAGATTCAGTCATGAACAAGGCTAAGGTGCATGAATTATCAACCCTTCCTAATAGGGAAGAATTTGGCATTTTAGTCATTCTAAAGAGGTCCATGTCTCACCCATACAGAATCTTAACCTCCAACTTCAGACAACTGTTATACTAATCTCTTCGAGGTgctataacagactactgacatgtcTATGCAAAGGAGGCCATTTGTAACCATGTAGTGCTGACCCCTTTGTAGTGTCCTCATGTCCACTTCAGTCTCTAATGAGCAGGATATTGTCGACATGTCAACCTTCAATGGCAGAGAGCAGATTTAGACACCTCAAACATAAAGCAACATGAGTAAGAGTTTTGTAGAGTACTGTGGATCAGTTGCTAGATGACAGGCCAGATTGAGTCTGAAACGGTCCCGCCCGCTAGTTACAAATTACATGTTTACTTCATATGCaggcatttttatttttataacaaACCAGAGGGTGGCTGAGGCTTTTTCTACCCCTCAGTCAGGATTGTAATTTGCTTCAAATCAGCAACAGGACTTCTCAATGCCAGAATCCAAGGCTTGTTCCGCTGGCGCTAGGTTAAATGTCTCACTGTTTCAGGGCTGAGGCATGGAGGAGTAAGAAAATGGGGACTGGTCCAACATCTAATgacctatcacacacacacacaaagcctcaGCCAACAGCTTCTGCGCCAGTCTGTCTCTAACCATAACATCTCTCCTTGGGGAGTTGTCTTCGTCCACTATTGCTCAGGTAATGTGGCTGTTTGATGACAGTGAACACTGGTGAGACCAGAAGTCAAGTCCCAGACCTCATGGAACTCCCCTCTCTGCTGACAGATCTCAGCTGTTTTGTCTCTCTCAGGGCCCTCCGGTCATGCCGCTCCAAACATAGCAGCATCGCTTCTCTCATTGGCAACCACTGTGTCATCGTCTGTCACAACAATAAATATCATTACAAATACAAAAATGTCCCTTCTAGAGCATTCTGTGGAGTGTCCATCTTCTGTCCCACAAAAACACTGTCTTTTAGTGTCTTCATTTGGTTACGCAAATAGAAGGTATTGGAAATCTACTGGAGAAGTCACTGTTTCTATGCAAGTCTGATTCTCCTTCCACTCAAACCAGACCTGCTTGCCATTGACAGGCCTACTCTATGCTGGCCATCACCATGAAATGAAACACCTTACCATCCTACGTCCACAAGTCTACTGGGTGTGTGTGCAGCAGCTGGGTTGGAGTCTGCATTGGGTGTGTCCCACCTTTCACTATTGTCCCCAAAGTGTGGGTTCTGTCCCAGAGTACAGGAGTGCATGGGGAGTGACAAAATAGTGACTGGGAAAATCCATATTTGTCTATTTACACACTTTGGTGATTCCGGTTGATGAACCACAAAGGACCGGGTGTCTACTCTAAGGCCGGCACTAGTCACTCATCTCTGTCCAGAATGCAGATCAACCAATCAAATTCCTTCACCCAGGCCTCCCAAAACATGCTCCAAGAGGGTGGTGGGGATCTTTGCATCTGGCTACTCTTAGGACTACTACTCTATCAGGGGCTTGGTGGGGGTAAAGTGATTGGGAGCGAGTGAGGGATTTGAGGGGGACGCTAGTCGGAGAACTTGTGTGTGTCTCCGTAGAGCCACTGCTGGGGCGGGAGGGCAACCTCGTTCAGATGACTGCACTTATCACTGCACTTGCAGGACTGCACGAACATGACAGAGTGGTCGAAGCGCTCGCCATCAGGGCAGGCAAAGGTCACGGAGGCGGTGCGTGTGCGGCGGGGCGAGCAGCAGCGGCCGTCCACACACACGCCGCAGTAGTTGGGCCGGTAGAGACGCATGCTGCGGCAGCCAGCATAGGACAGACGCAGGGGCTCTGGGGCCTTGTGGGTACGGGAGCACTTCCTCCCTTTCTGTGGAGAAGAGAAAGAGTCTGGGTTAGTCACTGTACAATCCCAGTGAATCACAACTACAGTTATGCTGGCACAGGGAGAGAAAATCTGAGGAAAGGTCAAAACAACAAGACCAGGGCTAGAGAGGGGCATGGTGATAGTATGGGTGGGTGGGCATCCAACAGTTAT includes the following:
- the LOC139421384 gene encoding ATP-dependent RNA helicase DDX39A-like; translation: MAENDVDNELLDYEEDEEPQGAPETTAPAGKKEVKGSYVSIHSSGFRDFLLKPELLRAIVDCGFEHPSEVQHECIPQAILGMDILCQAKSGMGKTAVFVLATLQQIEPVDGQVSVLVMCHTRELAFQISKEYERFSKYMPTVKAAVFFGGLSIKKDEDVLKKNCPHIVVGTPGRILALIRNKTLNLKNVKHFVLDECDKMLEQLDMRRDVQDIFRLTPHEKQCMMFSATLSKEIRPVCRKFMQDPMEVFVDDETKLTLHGLQQYYCKLKDSEKNRKLFDLLDVLEFNQVVIFVKSVQRCVALSQLLVEQNFPAIAIHRGMAQEERLSRYQQFKDFQRRILVATNLFGRGMDIERVNIVFNYDMPEDSDSYLHRVARAGRFGTKGLAVTFVSDETDAKTLNDVQDRFEVNVAELPEEIDISTYIEQSR